One part of the Desulfonema ishimotonii genome encodes these proteins:
- a CDS encoding YkgJ family cysteine cluster protein, whose translation MTFTPTDDSLTNSACITDCPDRWCCSDCNFCAPPLCRSEVQRIRDAGHRDFYMQAGDQFSLSTRENGYCIFFDDTRKICNIYDIRPFDCRIFPFDMLTPVRTRATGSSGIAPFHGNWTPVSSKRR comes from the coding sequence ATGACGTTTACACCGACAGATGACAGTCTTACAAATTCCGCCTGTATCACAGACTGCCCGGACCGCTGGTGCTGCTCCGACTGCAATTTCTGCGCCCCCCCGCTTTGCCGGAGCGAGGTACAGCGGATTCGGGATGCGGGCCACAGGGACTTTTACATGCAGGCCGGGGATCAGTTCAGTCTCAGCACCCGGGAAAACGGGTACTGCATCTTTTTCGACGATACCCGGAAGATCTGCAATATCTACGATATCAGGCCCTTCGACTGCCGGATCTTTCCCTTTGACATGCTGACCCCCGTGCGGACGAGGGCTACTGGATCCTCTGGGATTGCGCCTTTTCACGGCAACTGGACCCCGGTATCATCGAAGCGACGCTGA
- a CDS encoding methyl-accepting chemotaxis protein, with translation MKLNLTIKKMLTVLVLTGVIVVIALAAASSYSNTKLIQSQSRLTGVVLPLESANRKIRVAMAGFLERQSQILAIQSPEELEKLSERSHLEARFARSQHQLEKLSGGKAGSESKSRKLTGVYTDFLKKDAALLESMRTSLELAAAIDQQIGIMDKVGAELQKNAEAISGRVNFAAMREKIALREYVDTEEKTDELQDAVRELLRGDLTRTQKACNDLRLGVSALSTYGRQILLVKEQDSINTIRGNKISQASGMVVSALDVLKKGVKDSDDLLVIVRRIEKDFGVLSATLTEVTQLRSRRLTEQANMTALQVSLKESTRAMAGSLDTLQALAETIRTSAEDEAERVRAWTENFVWAAGLVSILSMIVIGWFIARRIITPINSAVAFADTISRGDLTARIRLDRSEFMTKFRLGREDEIGKLVMKLGEMASNLNSLIRQVQDSGVQVTSSSTELSATAKQQKSIMASQVESTQYVVRSVGEISKVSSELGHTMQQVAAMSGETAEFASRGQADLSRMEAAILRMEEASKSISGRLEAINEKASNITSVVTTITKVADQTNLLSLNAAIEAEKAGEYGRGFTVVAREIRRLADQTAVATLDIEQMVQDMQTAVSAGVMEMDAFIKEVQRSAEDVARISTQLTRIIEQVKSLSPSFDSVNNSMQFQSESAREINNAMASLGQEVEQTMESLKESFLAIEQLDEAARGLQDEVSRFKVS, from the coding sequence ATGAAGCTGAATCTAACCATCAAAAAAATGCTCACCGTCCTGGTTCTGACCGGGGTGATCGTGGTCATCGCCCTGGCTGCCGCCAGCTCATACTCCAACACCAAACTGATTCAGAGCCAGTCGCGACTGACAGGGGTTGTACTTCCCCTGGAATCGGCCAACCGTAAAATCCGCGTAGCCATGGCTGGCTTTCTCGAACGCCAGAGCCAGATCCTGGCGATCCAGTCACCGGAAGAGCTTGAAAAGCTGTCAGAACGCAGCCATCTGGAGGCGCGCTTCGCCCGGAGCCAGCACCAGCTTGAAAAGCTATCGGGCGGAAAGGCCGGCAGTGAAAGCAAGAGCAGAAAACTGACCGGGGTCTACACGGATTTTCTGAAAAAAGACGCGGCCCTTCTGGAGTCGATGCGGACCAGCCTGGAGCTGGCCGCAGCCATTGATCAGCAGATCGGGATTATGGACAAGGTCGGCGCGGAACTCCAGAAAAACGCCGAGGCCATCTCCGGGCGTGTCAACTTTGCGGCCATGCGGGAGAAAATCGCCCTCCGGGAATATGTGGACACAGAGGAGAAAACCGATGAGCTTCAGGACGCGGTCCGGGAACTGCTCCGGGGGGATCTCACCCGGACCCAGAAGGCGTGCAACGACCTCCGTCTGGGGGTTTCCGCCCTGTCCACATATGGCCGTCAGATCCTGCTGGTCAAGGAACAGGACAGCATCAACACCATCAGGGGCAACAAGATCAGTCAGGCCTCCGGCATGGTGGTCAGTGCCCTGGACGTCCTGAAAAAAGGCGTAAAAGACTCGGATGACCTCCTGGTCATCGTCCGCAGGATCGAAAAGGATTTCGGGGTACTCAGCGCCACCCTGACCGAGGTAACACAGCTCCGGAGCCGCAGGCTCACCGAGCAGGCCAACATGACCGCACTTCAGGTCTCGCTGAAAGAGAGTACCCGGGCCATGGCGGGAAGCCTGGACACCCTTCAGGCCCTGGCCGAGACCATCCGCACTTCGGCTGAGGACGAGGCCGAACGGGTCCGGGCCTGGACAGAAAACTTCGTCTGGGCCGCAGGCCTGGTCTCCATCCTCTCCATGATCGTTATCGGGTGGTTTATCGCCCGGCGTATCATCACCCCCATCAACAGTGCCGTGGCCTTTGCCGACACCATCTCCAGAGGGGATCTGACCGCCAGGATCCGGCTTGACCGGAGTGAATTCATGACGAAATTCCGGCTCGGCCGGGAGGATGAGATCGGCAAGCTGGTGATGAAACTGGGCGAAATGGCCTCCAACCTCAACTCCCTCATCCGCCAGGTTCAGGATTCGGGCGTTCAGGTCACATCGTCATCCACCGAACTCTCTGCAACGGCCAAACAGCAGAAATCGATCATGGCCAGCCAGGTGGAATCGACCCAGTATGTGGTCCGGTCGGTCGGCGAGATCTCCAAGGTTTCCTCGGAGCTGGGCCATACCATGCAGCAGGTGGCGGCCATGTCGGGCGAAACGGCTGAATTTGCGAGCAGGGGCCAGGCAGACCTGAGCCGCATGGAGGCCGCCATTCTCCGCATGGAGGAGGCGTCCAAGTCCATCTCCGGCCGGCTGGAGGCCATCAACGAAAAGGCCTCCAACATCACCTCGGTGGTGACCACCATCACCAAGGTGGCGGATCAGACCAACCTCCTCTCCCTCAACGCGGCCATTGAGGCGGAAAAGGCCGGGGAATACGGCAGGGGCTTTACGGTGGTGGCACGGGAGATCCGGCGGCTGGCCGACCAGACCGCGGTGGCAACCCTGGATATCGAGCAGATGGTTCAGGATATGCAGACGGCCGTGTCCGCCGGTGTCATGGAGATGGATGCCTTTATCAAAGAGGTGCAGCGCAGCGCCGAGGACGTGGCCCGCATCAGCACCCAGCTCACGCGCATCATCGAACAGGTCAAGTCGCTCTCCCCCAGTTTCGACAGCGTCAACAATTCAATGCAGTTCCAGTCCGAAAGCGCCAGGGAGATCAACAACGCCATGGCCAGCCTGGGGCAGGAGGTGGAGCAGACCATGGAGTCGCTCAAGGAGTCTTTCCTGGCGATCGAACAACTCGATGAGGCCGCCAGAGGGCTGCAGGACGAGGTCTCCCGCTTCAAGGTTTCTTAA
- a CDS encoding ABC transporter substrate-binding protein, which produces MMKVTPRACYSILAGVMVFCVSAALPTAARCGELLFGMSTALSGPAQSIGTQMKQGVEACFNQVNDTGGVHGNTLKLVVYDDGYEPDRCAANMRKLIDEDRVLAVIGNTGAPNAIVSAPIAREKKTLLFAAATGAPILRPTPPERYIINYRAGYDQETAVIVRGLAEAGIRPGEIAFFTQNDGYGDAGYNGAIRALAESGYAGGEKLPRGRYTRNTVNVENALATLINAKPRAIIMVGTYKPCAAFIRMAREFLPDTLYVSLSSVGSLPLARELEKEGEGIIVTQVVPPPETDLPLTAEFRQAMARNADTVSGFTALEGYIAARILTEGLKKAGPAPTRETVTDGLNQIRDLDIGLGLPITPDDGTHQVSHKVWPTILKNGRYAPLNWSDLRKQN; this is translated from the coding sequence ATGATGAAAGTTACCCCCAGAGCATGTTATTCCATCCTGGCCGGTGTCATGGTCTTTTGTGTGAGCGCCGCCCTGCCCACTGCAGCCCGGTGCGGAGAGCTGCTTTTCGGCATGTCCACGGCCCTGTCCGGCCCGGCCCAGTCCATCGGCACCCAGATGAAACAGGGCGTGGAGGCCTGCTTCAACCAGGTCAACGATACGGGCGGCGTCCACGGCAACACCCTGAAACTGGTCGTCTACGACGACGGTTATGAGCCCGACCGGTGTGCGGCCAATATGAGAAAGCTCATTGACGAAGACAGGGTGCTGGCCGTGATCGGAAATACCGGCGCGCCCAACGCCATCGTCTCGGCCCCCATTGCCCGTGAGAAGAAGACCCTGCTCTTCGCTGCGGCCACGGGGGCACCCATCCTGAGACCGACGCCGCCTGAGCGCTATATCATCAACTACCGGGCCGGATACGACCAGGAAACGGCCGTCATTGTCCGGGGGCTGGCCGAGGCGGGCATCAGACCCGGTGAAATCGCCTTTTTCACCCAGAACGACGGATACGGGGATGCCGGGTACAACGGTGCGATCCGCGCACTGGCCGAGAGCGGATATGCCGGGGGCGAGAAGCTGCCCCGGGGGCGCTACACCCGGAACACCGTAAATGTCGAGAATGCCCTGGCCACCCTGATCAATGCCAAGCCCCGGGCCATCATCATGGTGGGCACCTACAAGCCCTGTGCGGCCTTTATCCGGATGGCCAGAGAGTTCCTCCCCGACACCCTCTATGTCAGCCTGTCGTCCGTGGGCAGCCTCCCCCTGGCCCGGGAACTGGAAAAAGAAGGCGAGGGGATTATCGTGACCCAGGTGGTTCCCCCGCCGGAAACCGATCTCCCTCTGACGGCGGAATTCCGGCAGGCCATGGCCCGGAACGCCGACACCGTATCCGGCTTTACCGCCCTGGAAGGCTATATTGCCGCCAGAATTCTGACGGAGGGGCTGAAAAAGGCCGGGCCCGCACCGACCCGCGAAACGGTGACTGACGGCCTGAACCAGATCCGGGATCTCGATATCGGGCTGGGGCTTCCCATAACCCCGGATGACGGCACCCACCAGGTCAGCCATAAAGTCTGGCCGACCATTCTGAAAAACGGCAGGTATGCGCCCCTGAACTGGTCTGATCTCAGAAAACAGAACTGA
- a CDS encoding CheR family methyltransferase: MTIERLLEQKTGLSAETLGRGAVEKAMHRRMAACGIRDAVRYLTHIRHAPPEWEALTELVVVPETWFFRNRASFVFLKSYVMNDWLPAHDSGRLRILSLPCSTGEEPYSVAMTLLEAGLPRTRFHIDAADISGRALERAGRGEYTRGAFRGNGYPFLKPYFQKTGGIYRLRQDVRTAVRFSKSNLMAPDLLAREPVYDILFCRNLMIYLSPSALRRAMRTIERLLIPDGMLFVGHAEHEPFRAAGYIWSPHPGAFALRRPAPSRPRPYTAPAGKRAGQICESAYRFTPRPGNPHPANRGSIPDRPDLPADGDMLETARRLADQGMLEEAMRCCQACLCLRPSHAGAHFLAGMICRALGDEVQAETCLDRTVYLDPNHHEALIQLALIAEHRGNRVRAAQLRSRAERVRRREKRT; encoded by the coding sequence GTGACCATTGAACGTCTGCTGGAACAAAAGACCGGACTCTCTGCGGAAACCCTTGGACGGGGAGCGGTTGAAAAGGCAATGCACCGGCGGATGGCCGCCTGCGGAATCAGAGACGCCGTCCGCTACCTGACCCATATCCGTCACGCCCCCCCGGAGTGGGAGGCCCTGACAGAGCTGGTGGTCGTCCCGGAAACCTGGTTTTTCCGGAACAGGGCCTCCTTCGTCTTTCTGAAATCCTACGTGATGAACGACTGGCTCCCGGCCCATGACAGCGGCCGTCTGCGGATTCTGAGCCTCCCCTGTTCCACCGGAGAGGAACCCTACTCCGTTGCCATGACCCTGCTTGAGGCAGGCCTGCCCCGCACCCGCTTTCATATTGATGCGGCCGACATCAGCGGCAGGGCGCTGGAGAGGGCCGGAAGGGGCGAATACACCCGGGGGGCGTTCCGGGGAAACGGGTACCCGTTTCTGAAACCCTATTTTCAGAAAACCGGCGGCATCTATCGGCTCCGGCAGGATGTGCGAACAGCGGTCCGCTTTTCAAAGAGCAACCTCATGGCCCCGGATCTGCTCGCCCGTGAACCGGTCTATGATATTCTGTTTTGCAGAAACCTGATGATTTATCTGAGTCCGTCCGCCCTGCGCCGGGCCATGCGAACCATTGAACGCCTGCTGATCCCCGACGGTATGCTCTTTGTCGGCCACGCCGAACACGAACCGTTCCGGGCGGCAGGCTATATCTGGAGTCCTCATCCGGGGGCGTTCGCGCTTCGCCGCCCGGCCCCCTCCCGCCCACGGCCCTACACCGCCCCGGCCGGAAAGCGGGCCGGGCAGATCTGCGAATCCGCATACCGGTTTACCCCCCGTCCCGGCAATCCGCATCCGGCAAACAGGGGCAGCATCCCGGACAGACCGGATTTACCGGCGGACGGGGATATGCTGGAAACCGCCCGGCGCCTCGCTGACCAGGGGATGCTCGAAGAGGCCATGCGGTGCTGTCAGGCCTGCCTCTGCCTCCGTCCCTCCCATGCCGGGGCCCACTTTCTGGCGGGCATGATATGCAGGGCACTGGGGGATGAGGTCCAGGCGGAAACCTGCCTGGACCGAACCGTCTACCTGGACCCGAACCACCATGAGGCCCTGATACAACTGGCCCTGATCGCTGAACATCGTGGAAACCGCGTCCGGGCCGCCCAGCTGCGGAGCCGTGCCGAACGGGTCCGCCGGAGGGAGAAGAGAACATGA
- a CDS encoding chemotaxis protein CheW — MTPCQSESCWQRIGVFGQGKPTCPELGRVIHCRNCEVFTRAGRQILERDLPDDYRDQWTDVIAAKKEEESPRTISVVIFRIGEEWLALRTRLFAEVIDPERFHSLPHRNNPVLLGVVNVHGELRLCISLRVLLDIEMRTAPPPERRIYRRMMVIGHDSEQWVFPVDEIHGVHRVAPENFQNVPVTVAKSSATYTQSLFKWRPRSEDYRNVALLEDELLLISLARSIQ; from the coding sequence ATGACCCCCTGTCAATCAGAGAGCTGCTGGCAGCGCATCGGCGTATTCGGTCAGGGAAAACCGACCTGCCCCGAACTCGGCAGGGTGATTCACTGCCGGAACTGCGAGGTCTTTACCCGGGCCGGTCGCCAGATCCTGGAACGGGATCTCCCGGACGACTACCGGGATCAGTGGACCGACGTCATTGCCGCCAAAAAGGAAGAGGAGTCGCCCCGGACCATCTCGGTTGTCATTTTCCGAATCGGCGAGGAGTGGCTGGCCCTCCGGACCCGGCTGTTCGCCGAAGTGATTGATCCGGAACGATTCCACAGCCTGCCCCACCGCAATAACCCGGTACTGCTGGGGGTTGTCAACGTCCACGGCGAACTCCGACTGTGCATTTCGCTCCGGGTGCTGCTGGACATTGAAATGCGGACCGCGCCGCCGCCGGAGCGCCGCATATACCGGCGCATGATGGTCATCGGCCACGACAGCGAGCAGTGGGTCTTTCCCGTGGATGAAATTCACGGGGTTCACCGCGTGGCCCCTGAGAATTTTCAGAATGTCCCCGTCACCGTGGCGAAATCCTCAGCCACCTACACCCAGTCGCTCTTCAAGTGGCGGCCCCGGAGCGAAGACTACCGGAATGTGGCCCTGCTGGAGGACGAGCTGCTGCTGATCAGTCTTGCAAGGAGTATTCAGTGA
- a CDS encoding chemotaxis protein CheW, with amino-acid sequence MLALLFYLGDVMHTIACERVREIVPMMTLRAVSHAPDFFAGFFSYRGGIVPVIDLRRLVQGKPCHMRLSTRIILADYAGAGHPNFLLGLMAERVTETIRIPAHEVVPPPLTLADTPYLGGIVMVSGEMIQHLELDRLPDCIGCLPAAEKGCGHASCDH; translated from the coding sequence ATGCTGGCGTTACTTTTCTATCTGGGGGATGTCATGCACACCATTGCATGTGAGCGCGTCCGGGAGATTGTCCCGATGATGACCCTCAGAGCGGTCTCCCATGCGCCGGATTTCTTTGCCGGTTTTTTCAGTTACCGGGGGGGGATCGTTCCGGTGATCGACCTGCGCAGGCTGGTGCAGGGAAAGCCGTGCCATATGCGGCTGAGTACACGGATTATTCTCGCAGATTATGCAGGCGCGGGCCATCCGAATTTCCTGCTGGGCCTGATGGCCGAGCGGGTAACGGAAACCATACGCATCCCGGCCCATGAAGTTGTCCCGCCGCCGCTGACACTGGCGGACACACCGTACCTCGGAGGCATTGTCATGGTCAGCGGAGAGATGATTCAGCACCTGGAACTGGATCGGCTGCCGGACTGCATCGGCTGCCTGCCTGCGGCTGAAAAAGGTTGCGGCCATGCCTCATGTGACCATTGA
- a CDS encoding hybrid sensor histidine kinase/response regulator, with protein MTDAADRNLADRSMLGLFCSEVDAHGTTLTNGLLDLENNPSDRAVLDALMRAVHSIKGGARIVELSPAVRIAHIMEDCFEAVRRQQIAIGSDHIDILLRGRDMLTRIAETAAETGIPAVPPKAVDQMVAAIRGISGSPPPVTDTEPEKAVPAAEPALPEPSAAPAMLSLFRSEMQSYGQTFRDGLNTLEKDPGNRAVVNTLKIATNAIKGGARIVEISPALRLICAVEDYFETLETHRTALNTDHLSLLREGTDLLNRIAETAAENGTPDIPPQGADRLAAAIGNLISGGALPAEALPEEVSEAEPATPTPVPEPSPAVTRRPATDTPGTPASLRADSGEMPASPEYRGTTCGFDPSDAGAEQRVVRVTAGKIERLMGLAGEVVVSARWLPSFSESLLNLKRNHAELTTTLDKLQKILEQAGDNTMARKLAFDARKAVKACNLSMADRVSQLEMFTSVSANLSDRLYHEVISVRMCPFSDGTRGFPRLVRDLARTLGKKIRLEIVGKSTEVDRDILEKLDAPLNHLLRNAVDHGIDPPAARLAAGKSETGTIRLEAVHRAGMLMITVSDDGRGIEPDALRERVLERKLASREIADRLTDSELMEFLFLPGFSTSPDVTEISGRGVGLDVVHSIVHDVGGVVRAVSDPGRGMHFHLELPLTLSVIRTFLVGIGDEPYAFPLARIERCLRLEDRDIEIVEDRQYFRFNDNNIALVGIHEVLELDTAPHRDPVLNVVVVRDRMHAYGLVVDKFLGECDLVVRPLDSRLGKVPDISAAAVMLDGSPVLIFDVEDLIHSIGNLLAGKRRLRKIEPAEGEAELPPPKRILVVEDSFIVREKERKLLENRGYEVEVAVDGMDGWNLLRTAPYDLVVSDIDMPRMNGFELIRSIKQHDRLRSLPVIIVSYKITEEDRLTGLDAGADYYLTKSEFDDHSLINAVIDLIGEP; from the coding sequence GTGACCGACGCCGCAGACCGGAACCTGGCAGACCGCTCCATGCTGGGCCTCTTCTGTTCGGAGGTGGACGCCCACGGCACGACCCTGACCAACGGCCTGCTGGACCTGGAAAATAATCCCTCTGACAGGGCCGTCCTCGACGCCCTGATGCGCGCCGTCCACTCCATCAAGGGCGGTGCCCGGATCGTTGAACTGTCGCCTGCGGTGCGGATCGCCCACATCATGGAAGACTGCTTTGAGGCCGTCCGGCGGCAGCAGATCGCCATCGGTTCGGACCATATCGACATCCTCCTCAGAGGGCGCGATATGCTGACCCGGATCGCGGAGACCGCCGCCGAAACGGGCATCCCGGCTGTCCCGCCCAAAGCCGTTGACCAGATGGTGGCTGCCATCCGGGGCATCTCCGGCAGCCCTCCCCCCGTGACCGATACCGAACCGGAAAAGGCCGTCCCGGCTGCGGAACCTGCCCTGCCGGAACCATCAGCCGCACCGGCCATGCTGTCGCTGTTCCGCTCGGAGATGCAAAGCTACGGGCAGACCTTCAGAGACGGACTGAACACCCTGGAAAAAGATCCGGGCAACCGGGCCGTTGTCAATACCCTAAAAATCGCCACCAACGCCATCAAAGGCGGCGCCAGAATCGTTGAGATCTCCCCCGCTCTCCGCCTCATCTGTGCGGTGGAAGATTATTTTGAGACCCTTGAGACCCATCGCACCGCCCTGAACACCGATCACCTCTCCCTTCTCAGGGAGGGGACAGATCTCCTGAACCGAATTGCGGAAACCGCAGCCGAAAACGGCACCCCGGATATCCCGCCCCAGGGGGCAGACCGTCTGGCTGCGGCCATCGGCAACCTTATAAGCGGGGGGGCGCTCCCGGCTGAAGCGCTGCCAGAGGAGGTTTCAGAGGCGGAACCGGCAACGCCGACGCCTGTGCCGGAACCGTCTCCCGCAGTGACACGCAGGCCCGCCACCGACACACCGGGGACACCGGCATCTCTCCGGGCAGACAGCGGGGAAATGCCTGCATCGCCGGAATACCGTGGGACGACCTGCGGCTTTGATCCTTCGGACGCCGGTGCGGAGCAGCGGGTGGTGCGGGTCACGGCAGGCAAGATCGAACGCCTCATGGGGCTGGCCGGCGAGGTGGTGGTCAGCGCCCGGTGGCTCCCCTCCTTTTCCGAATCGCTGCTCAATCTCAAACGCAATCACGCAGAGCTCACCACCACCCTGGACAAGCTTCAGAAGATCCTGGAACAGGCCGGGGATAATACCATGGCGCGGAAACTCGCCTTTGACGCCCGGAAGGCTGTCAAGGCCTGCAATCTCAGCATGGCGGACCGGGTCAGCCAGCTGGAGATGTTCACCAGTGTCTCGGCCAACCTTTCCGACCGCCTCTACCATGAGGTGATCAGCGTCCGCATGTGCCCCTTTTCAGACGGCACACGGGGATTTCCGAGACTGGTGCGGGATCTGGCACGGACCCTGGGGAAAAAAATCCGGCTGGAGATCGTCGGCAAATCCACCGAGGTGGACCGGGACATTCTGGAAAAGCTGGATGCGCCCCTCAACCACCTGCTGCGAAATGCCGTTGATCACGGCATTGATCCGCCCGCAGCGCGTCTGGCAGCGGGGAAATCCGAAACCGGGACGATCCGTCTGGAGGCCGTTCACCGGGCCGGAATGCTGATGATCACCGTATCGGATGACGGGCGGGGCATTGAACCGGATGCGCTGCGGGAGCGGGTGCTGGAGCGGAAACTGGCCTCCCGCGAGATTGCCGACCGCCTGACCGATTCCGAGCTGATGGAATTTCTCTTCCTGCCCGGATTCAGCACCAGCCCGGATGTGACCGAGATCTCCGGACGCGGGGTGGGCCTCGACGTGGTCCACAGCATCGTCCATGACGTGGGGGGCGTTGTCCGGGCGGTCTCCGATCCGGGCCGGGGGATGCACTTTCACCTGGAACTGCCCCTGACCCTCTCGGTGATCCGCACCTTTCTGGTGGGCATCGGAGACGAACCCTACGCCTTCCCCCTGGCCCGCATTGAGCGGTGTCTCCGCCTTGAAGACCGGGACATCGAAATTGTGGAGGACCGCCAATATTTCCGGTTTAACGACAACAACATCGCCCTGGTCGGCATCCATGAGGTGCTGGAACTGGATACGGCCCCCCACCGGGATCCGGTGCTGAATGTCGTTGTGGTCCGGGACCGGATGCATGCCTACGGCCTGGTGGTCGATAAATTTCTGGGGGAATGCGATCTGGTGGTGCGCCCCCTGGATTCCCGACTGGGAAAAGTCCCGGACATCAGCGCGGCCGCCGTCATGCTGGACGGCTCACCGGTCCTCATCTTTGACGTGGAAGACCTGATCCACTCCATCGGCAACCTCCTGGCCGGAAAACGGCGGCTCCGGAAGATCGAACCGGCCGAGGGAGAGGCGGAACTCCCGCCGCCCAAGCGGATTCTGGTGGTCGAAGACTCCTTTATCGTCCGGGAGAAGGAGCGGAAGCTGCTGGAAAACAGGGGATATGAGGTGGAGGTGGCCGTGGACGGCATGGACGGCTGGAACCTGCTGCGGACCGCCCCATACGATCTGGTCGTCTCCGACATCGACATGCCGCGGATGAACGGCTTCGAGCTGATCCGCAGCATCAAACAGCACGACCGGCTCAGAAGTCTGCCCGTCATCATCGTCTCCTATAAAATCACCGAGGAAGACCGGCTGACAGGCCTGGATGCCGGCGCCGACTACTATCTGACCAAAAGCGAGTTTGATGACCACTCACTTATCAACGCAGTCATTGATCTTATCGGCGAACCCTGA